GCGATCGCGCTCGAGCTGAAGGCGCGCGGTCACCGTCCGCTCATCGTCACGACTTCGGTATACCGCGAGAAGATCGAGGCCCTCGGGATCACCTTCTATCCCGTGCGTCCCGAGCTGCCCTCCCATGACCAACCGGAGGTCCTCGTGCCGCTGGTCGAGCGTTTGATGCACCCGAAACGCGGCGGGGAAGCGATCCTCGGACGGCTCATCCTGCCTTATCTCCGCCAGATCTACGAGGACCTCTCCGCGGCCGTTCTGGGGGCCGACCTCCTGGTGACCCACCCGCTCCCGCTGGTCGGGCCCATCGTCGCCGAGGCGTGCGGGGTCCCCTGGCTATCGACCGTGTTATCGCCCTTCTCGTTGTTTTCGGCCTTCGACCCCCCACTGGGACCGCGCATGCCCTCTCTGCACCGCGTGCTGCGGCTGCACCCGCGGCTAGCTAGGCGGGCTGTTCGTATGGCTGGCAAAAAGGCTCACGGCACCGTTCGTGCGGCCCCTCTACCGCTTACGCGCCGACCTCGGTCTGCC
This sequence is a window from Pseudomonadota bacterium. Protein-coding genes within it:
- a CDS encoding glycosyltransferase; protein product: MRHKRCAKRIVLSTFGSLGDVNPYVAIALELKARGHRPLIVTTSVYREKIEALGITFYPVRPELPSHDQPEVLVPLVERLMHPKRGGEAILGRLILPYLRQIYEDLSAAVLGADLLVTHPLPLVGPIVAEACGVPWLSTVLSPFSLFSAFDPPLGPRMPSLHRVLRLHPRLARRAVRMAGKKAHGTVRAAPLPLTRRPRSAAWQAPAGRGPAFARRRAGAFLVRFGVPATRLASPDAGDRFPLP